In a genomic window of Styela clava chromosome 7, kaStyClav1.hap1.2, whole genome shotgun sequence:
- the LOC120346683 gene encoding uncharacterized protein LOC120346683 codes for MSLFSGENGGFNSSGESSSNVLLQGENGGFNSSGESSSNVLLQGTSQRSFRRKGAVADKGTRELENAVKLMMESNKKQAEEDRAAAKEDLEALITAINQNTAKVIEAISKAREWFTAL; via the exons ATGTCTCTGTTTTCAGGTGAAAATGGCGGTTTCAATTCTTCGGGGGAATCGTCTTCAAATGTTCTACTTCAAG GTGAAAATGGCGGTTTCAATTCTTCGGGGGAATCGTCTTCAAATGTTCTACTTCAAG GAACAAGTCAACGATCATTTAGGAGAAAAGGGGCAGTTGCAGACAAGGGAACaa GGGAACTAGAAAATGCAGTGAAGCTGATGATGGAAAGCAATAAGAAACAAGCAGAGGAAGACAGAGCTGCAGCCAAGGAAGATTTGGAAGCGCTGATAACTGCCATTAATCAAAACACTGCTAAAGTTATAGAGGCGATCAGCAAGGCTCGCGAGTGGTTTACAGCATTATGA